From one Tsukamurella tyrosinosolvens genomic stretch:
- a CDS encoding sugar O-acetyltransferase yields MLAGERYRDSDPELVAMRKSCGRLLDRFNTTTADDDVARSQILQELLGGIGEGSWVMPRFQCDYGAHTTIGANSFLNYDAILMDCAPITIGDDCSIGPRVQLLTALHPLEDHAARRARWETAAPITIGDNVWFGGGVIVCPGVTIGRNTVIGAGSVVTRDVPDHVAAVGNPCRVVRSLPTE; encoded by the coding sequence ATGCTCGCGGGCGAGCGCTACCGCGACAGCGATCCCGAACTCGTGGCGATGCGGAAGTCGTGCGGCCGGTTGCTCGACCGGTTCAACACCACCACCGCCGACGACGACGTGGCGCGCTCTCAGATCCTCCAGGAGCTTCTCGGCGGCATCGGGGAGGGTTCCTGGGTCATGCCGCGGTTCCAGTGCGACTACGGCGCCCACACCACCATCGGCGCGAACAGCTTCCTCAACTACGACGCGATCCTCATGGACTGCGCGCCCATCACGATCGGCGACGACTGCTCGATCGGGCCCCGCGTGCAGCTGCTCACCGCGCTGCACCCCCTCGAGGATCACGCGGCCCGCAGGGCGCGCTGGGAGACCGCGGCGCCGATCACGATCGGCGACAACGTCTGGTTCGGCGGCGGCGTCATCGTGTGTCCGGGCGTCACGATCGGCCGCAACACCGTCATCGGCGCCGGCAGCGTGGTGACCCGCGACGTCCCGGACCACGTCGCCGCCGTCGGCAACCCGTGCCGCGTGGTGCGCTCGCTCCCGACCGAATAG
- a CDS encoding UPF0182 family membrane protein, protein MTTPRAAGIPTLSRRAKILIALAVVLLALLLIGPRVVDVITAFLWYGSLGHAGVLRTVLLSRFGLFVITGVVLALFTFAGMWLAYRVRPAFLPSPTDDPVVRYRAVVTSKLKTFAIVPSLLIGLIAGIFGQSAWQQVLLFFNRQPFGETDAEFGMDIGFYAFTLPFIEFVLGFLFAGLIVMFLANLVAHYVFGGIRLAGREGSLSRGARIQLAAIAGVFLLTKAVAYWFDRYALVYSNRSPMFTGANYTDIHAMLPAKAILTGIAIICAAAFFFGIVLRDLRVPAIATVLMLFSSLVVGVGWPTAVQTFSVGPNAEKELPYIARNIAATQEAYGLASAKYEKSDPKASPEALQTLTAKDAPSLQNVRLLDPNVVSQAFSNFGGLKDYYRLSGKLSVDRYEVGGNQTNVLLAPIELDPSKTPSDWTSRHMVYTHGNGLITAPAGQVDQVVSESGRDAVNNNNAGGQPVFTRNGVAGSKAVTQPRIYYGEIIGSDPGFYSVVGSTGDPRELDSDTERSRYEGDGGVGIGNWFTRLAYAIKFTERNILLNGNIGPDSKIIYQRDPRDRVKQLAPFLTVDTKTYPMVDSRTGRILWVVDGYTTLPKYPYAQQTSLSDATGSRQQTTPGQQAQRRQVDEKVGYIRNSVKATVDAYDGSVHLYQVDDDDPVLNAWKNVFPGVVEPKSAVPAEVAQHFRYPQDLFEVQRFLLQKYHTSDPDTFRRQNDVWQAAAAPNETPDKDGLQSPYYSVGAAPGGGPAQFQLSSILQAKDQPYLAGLVSVSSEGEDAGRLLVRDMRELPGRRTPGPMQAADLIKGAPPVVADNANIQALNPRFGNLQAIALANGGLTYVWPMYAQSTGERAAPKLIKVLSLNPVTGGAGYRTTVAASLTDAGYKGVDAALATAATGVSGPTQGQTVPGGQDPAQPPTQATVPGGDTPEVQAAVKAVSDAWGSVLSAQRSGDQVAVGQAMKQLGDAITKLQAAESKARGGN, encoded by the coding sequence GTGACGACACCTCGTGCCGCGGGCATTCCCACACTGTCCCGCCGGGCAAAGATCCTCATCGCGTTGGCCGTGGTCCTGCTCGCGCTGCTGCTCATCGGGCCGCGGGTGGTGGACGTGATCACCGCCTTCCTCTGGTACGGCTCGCTCGGCCACGCCGGCGTGCTGCGGACGGTACTGCTCTCGCGCTTCGGCCTCTTCGTGATCACGGGCGTGGTGCTGGCCCTGTTCACCTTCGCCGGCATGTGGTTGGCGTACCGCGTGCGGCCTGCCTTCCTGCCCTCGCCCACGGACGACCCGGTGGTGCGCTACCGCGCCGTGGTGACCAGCAAGCTGAAGACCTTCGCGATCGTGCCCTCGCTGCTGATCGGGCTCATCGCCGGCATCTTCGGGCAGTCGGCCTGGCAGCAGGTGCTGCTCTTCTTCAACCGCCAGCCGTTCGGCGAGACCGACGCCGAGTTCGGCATGGACATCGGCTTCTACGCCTTCACCCTGCCCTTCATCGAGTTCGTCCTCGGCTTCCTGTTCGCCGGCCTGATCGTCATGTTCCTGGCGAACCTGGTGGCGCACTACGTCTTCGGCGGCATCCGCCTCGCCGGTCGCGAGGGCTCGCTGTCGCGCGGCGCGCGGATCCAGCTCGCCGCGATCGCGGGCGTCTTCCTGCTGACGAAGGCCGTCGCATACTGGTTCGACCGGTACGCGCTCGTGTACTCGAACCGGTCGCCGATGTTCACCGGCGCGAACTACACCGACATCCACGCCATGCTCCCCGCGAAGGCGATCCTCACGGGCATCGCGATCATCTGCGCCGCAGCCTTCTTCTTCGGCATCGTGCTCCGGGACCTGCGGGTCCCCGCGATCGCGACCGTCCTCATGCTGTTCTCCTCGCTGGTCGTCGGCGTCGGCTGGCCGACCGCGGTGCAGACCTTCTCGGTCGGCCCCAACGCGGAGAAGGAGCTGCCCTACATCGCGCGGAACATCGCGGCGACGCAGGAGGCCTACGGCCTCGCGAGCGCCAAGTACGAGAAATCCGATCCGAAGGCGTCACCGGAGGCGCTGCAGACGCTCACCGCCAAGGACGCGCCGTCGCTGCAGAACGTGCGCCTGCTCGACCCGAACGTGGTCTCCCAGGCCTTCTCCAACTTCGGCGGCCTCAAGGACTACTACCGGCTCTCGGGCAAGCTGTCGGTGGACCGCTACGAGGTGGGCGGCAACCAGACGAACGTGCTGCTCGCGCCGATCGAGCTGGACCCGAGCAAGACCCCGTCGGACTGGACCTCGCGGCACATGGTCTACACGCACGGCAACGGGCTCATCACCGCGCCGGCCGGCCAGGTCGACCAGGTGGTCAGCGAGAGCGGCCGCGACGCCGTGAACAACAACAACGCGGGCGGCCAGCCCGTGTTCACGCGCAACGGCGTGGCAGGCAGCAAGGCCGTCACACAGCCGCGGATCTACTACGGCGAGATCATCGGTTCCGACCCCGGCTTCTACTCCGTCGTGGGCAGCACGGGCGATCCGCGCGAGCTCGACAGCGACACCGAGCGCTCGCGCTACGAGGGCGACGGCGGCGTCGGCATCGGCAACTGGTTCACCCGGCTGGCCTACGCGATCAAGTTCACCGAGCGGAACATCCTGCTCAACGGGAACATCGGCCCGGACTCGAAGATCATCTACCAGCGCGACCCGCGCGACCGGGTCAAGCAGCTCGCGCCGTTCCTCACGGTGGACACCAAGACCTACCCGATGGTCGACTCGCGGACCGGCCGGATCCTGTGGGTCGTCGACGGCTACACCACGCTGCCGAAGTACCCGTACGCGCAGCAGACCTCGCTGTCGGACGCCACGGGCTCGCGCCAGCAGACGACGCCCGGCCAGCAGGCGCAGCGCCGCCAGGTGGACGAGAAGGTGGGCTACATCCGCAACTCGGTGAAGGCCACCGTCGACGCCTACGACGGTTCCGTGCACCTGTACCAGGTCGACGACGACGATCCCGTCCTCAACGCCTGGAAGAACGTCTTCCCCGGCGTGGTCGAGCCGAAGAGCGCCGTGCCCGCGGAGGTCGCGCAGCACTTCCGGTACCCGCAGGACCTGTTCGAGGTCCAGCGCTTCCTGCTGCAGAAGTACCACACGTCGGACCCCGACACCTTCCGTCGCCAGAACGACGTCTGGCAGGCCGCCGCGGCGCCGAACGAGACGCCCGACAAGGACGGCCTGCAGTCGCCGTACTACTCCGTGGGCGCGGCACCCGGCGGCGGACCGGCGCAGTTCCAGCTGTCGTCGATCCTGCAGGCGAAGGACCAGCCGTACCTCGCGGGGCTCGTCTCCGTGTCGTCGGAGGGCGAGGACGCGGGCCGGCTGCTGGTGCGCGACATGCGTGAGCTGCCTGGGCGCCGGACCCCCGGCCCCATGCAGGCTGCCGACCTGATCAAGGGCGCACCGCCGGTCGTGGCCGACAACGCCAACATCCAGGCGCTCAACCCGCGCTTCGGCAATCTCCAGGCGATCGCGCTCGCGAACGGCGGCCTGACCTACGTGTGGCCGATGTACGCGCAGTCGACGGGGGAGAGGGCCGCGCCGAAGCTGATCAAGGTGCTGAGCCTCAACCCGGTCACGGGTGGCGCGGGCTACCGCACGACGGTCGCGGCTTCGCTCACCGACGCCGGCTACAAGGGCGTCGACGCGGCCCTCGCGACGGCCGCGACGGGCGTCTCCGGCCCCACCCAGGGCCAGACGGTGCCCGGCGGGCAGGACCCGGCGCAGCCGCCCACGCAGGCGACGGTGCCCGGCGGCGACACCCCCGAGGTGCAGGCTGCGGTGAAGGCCGTCTCCGACGCCTGGGGTTCGGTGCTCTCGGCGCAGCGCTCCGGCGACCAGGTCGCCGTCGGCCAGGCGATGAAGCAGCTCGGTGACGCGATCACCAAGCTGCAGGCGGCCGAGTCAAAGGCGCGGGGCGGCAACTGA
- a CDS encoding PPA1309 family protein — MTYDEPEQVFDEAALGRAAREAIEFVEPQGWGQPPQLFGLVPTSLLATSQPEWADILDDGASLTVIEQEPLPGDPQGGSTELNHVLATTTWPDEVVGCALVQEIIVLPPNAEADLDGALEPHLADVDAADRAGRAAAENHPERRTARMVAAVLRDGHRITLLMLQPDDDDPFADAELLRADQLAPGLIQGLLATFDED, encoded by the coding sequence GTGACCTACGACGAGCCGGAGCAGGTATTCGACGAGGCGGCCCTCGGCCGCGCGGCCCGCGAGGCCATCGAGTTCGTGGAACCGCAGGGCTGGGGCCAGCCGCCCCAGCTGTTCGGCCTGGTCCCGACCTCCCTGCTCGCCACCAGCCAGCCCGAGTGGGCCGACATCCTCGACGACGGTGCCTCGCTGACCGTCATCGAGCAGGAGCCGCTGCCCGGCGACCCGCAGGGCGGGAGCACCGAACTCAATCACGTGCTCGCCACCACGACCTGGCCCGACGAGGTGGTCGGCTGCGCGCTGGTGCAGGAGATCATCGTGCTGCCGCCGAACGCCGAGGCCGACCTCGACGGCGCGCTCGAGCCGCACCTCGCCGATGTCGACGCCGCGGATCGGGCCGGCCGCGCCGCCGCCGAGAACCACCCGGAGCGGCGCACCGCGCGGATGGTCGCCGCCGTCCTGCGCGACGGCCACCGGATCACCCTGCTCATGCTGCAGCCCGACGACGACGATCCCTTCGCGGACGCCGAGCTGCTGCGCGCCGACCAGCTCGCGCCCGGCCTGATCCAGGGCTTGCTCGCCACCTTCGACGAGGACTGA
- a CDS encoding YlbL family protein, producing the protein MTERRITTALAALVPLLVLVLLGMFVTVPYVAVGAGDTADTLTTYAERDADGKVTDRKVITIDGLPVHQPAGQLRFTTIAVTDGLNLYGALGKWISGEQIAPRDAYYPPGATREQIEAGNREQFTGSESSATIAALRYLKIPTATGVVGLSEGGPAQGKLREGDVLESVDGAPVAAPDQVAKGLEGKKKGDVVTVAVRRADGVAQVPVTLGESEGKPRLGIVVGQVPADPKIRIGFGVQKVGGPSAGLMLSLGIVDLVEPGDLTGGKNVAGTGEIASDGRVGPIGGIEHKLQGAKRDGASVFLVPAANCDAAKSSPPAGLQLVKVESLDGAVQALADVREGRPAPSC; encoded by the coding sequence GTGACGGAACGCAGGATCACGACAGCTCTCGCCGCTCTGGTGCCGCTCCTGGTGCTCGTGTTGCTGGGAATGTTCGTGACGGTGCCGTACGTCGCGGTCGGCGCGGGCGACACCGCTGACACGCTCACCACCTACGCGGAGCGCGACGCCGACGGCAAGGTCACCGACCGCAAGGTCATCACGATCGACGGGCTGCCCGTGCACCAGCCCGCCGGGCAGCTGCGCTTCACGACGATCGCCGTGACCGACGGACTCAACCTCTACGGCGCCCTCGGCAAGTGGATCAGCGGCGAGCAGATCGCGCCCCGCGACGCCTACTACCCGCCCGGCGCCACCCGCGAGCAGATCGAGGCGGGCAACCGGGAACAGTTCACCGGCTCCGAGTCCTCCGCCACCATCGCCGCGCTGCGGTACCTGAAGATCCCGACCGCGACCGGCGTCGTCGGCCTCAGCGAGGGCGGGCCGGCGCAGGGCAAGCTGCGCGAGGGCGACGTCCTCGAGTCCGTCGACGGTGCCCCCGTCGCCGCCCCCGACCAGGTCGCCAAGGGCCTCGAGGGGAAGAAGAAGGGCGACGTCGTGACCGTCGCGGTCCGCCGCGCCGACGGTGTCGCGCAGGTCCCCGTCACGCTCGGCGAGTCCGAGGGCAAGCCGCGACTCGGGATCGTCGTGGGGCAGGTGCCCGCGGACCCGAAGATCCGGATCGGCTTCGGGGTGCAGAAGGTCGGCGGACCGTCGGCGGGCCTGATGCTCTCCCTCGGCATCGTCGACCTGGTCGAGCCGGGCGACCTCACGGGCGGGAAGAACGTCGCCGGGACCGGGGAGATCGCCTCCGACGGCAGGGTCGGGCCCATCGGCGGCATCGAGCACAAGCTCCAGGGCGCCAAGCGCGACGGTGCCTCCGTCTTCCTCGTGCCCGCCGCCAACTGCGACGCCGCGAAGTCGTCGCCGCCCGCGGGCCTGCAGCTGGTCAAGGTCGAGTCGCTCGACGGTGCCGTCCAGGCCCTGGCCGACGTCCGCGAGGGCCGCCCCGCGCCGTCCTGCTGA
- a CDS encoding zinc-dependent metalloprotease gives MNDLPFGFSSGDDGGDDGKGRRDQPFGAGQPFDMSQLGDMLSQLGQMISGMGSGMTGPGAGTGEPVNYTIAAQLARQTLGKHEPVSEGQRTAVEESTHLAQLWLDGATVLPAGPQKTAAWTPVDWQEKTLPTWKRLVNPVAEKISGSWMQSMPEEAREMAAPMMGMFSQIGSMSFGTQLGQALGSLSKEVLTSTDIGLPLGPEDTAALLPEAIEAFGKDLDIKDQEILVYLAAREAAHQRLFAHVPWLRARVLDTVEQYARGITIDMSGIEELSRNLDPTALQDPAKLEELMAAQGAALQPKATPEQTAALERLETLLALIEGWVETVVHAAIADRLPSAAALRETMRRRRASGGPAEQTFATLVGLELRPRKVREAADLWERILNATSMEERDGVWAHPDLIPDASDLDAPAAFIDRMLGDASGADPSDLDDPIAAIERLGRESGEE, from the coding sequence ATGAATGACCTGCCCTTCGGATTCTCCTCCGGCGACGACGGCGGTGACGACGGCAAAGGCCGACGGGACCAGCCCTTCGGCGCCGGTCAGCCCTTCGACATGTCGCAGCTGGGCGACATGCTGAGCCAACTCGGCCAGATGATCTCCGGCATGGGTTCCGGCATGACCGGCCCGGGCGCCGGCACCGGCGAGCCCGTCAACTACACGATCGCCGCGCAGCTCGCGCGCCAGACGCTCGGCAAGCACGAGCCCGTCTCCGAGGGCCAGCGCACGGCCGTCGAGGAGTCGACGCACCTCGCGCAGCTCTGGCTCGACGGTGCCACGGTGCTCCCGGCGGGCCCGCAGAAGACGGCGGCGTGGACCCCCGTCGACTGGCAGGAGAAGACCCTGCCCACGTGGAAGCGGCTGGTGAACCCGGTCGCGGAGAAGATCTCCGGCTCGTGGATGCAGAGCATGCCCGAGGAGGCGCGCGAGATGGCCGCGCCGATGATGGGCATGTTCAGCCAGATCGGCTCGATGTCCTTCGGCACCCAGTTGGGCCAGGCGCTCGGCTCGCTGTCGAAGGAGGTGCTCACCAGCACCGACATCGGCCTGCCGCTGGGGCCGGAGGACACCGCGGCGCTGCTGCCCGAGGCGATCGAGGCCTTCGGCAAGGACCTGGACATCAAGGACCAGGAGATCCTGGTGTACCTCGCCGCGCGCGAGGCCGCGCACCAGCGGCTGTTCGCCCACGTGCCGTGGCTGCGTGCCCGCGTGCTCGACACCGTCGAGCAGTACGCCCGGGGCATCACCATCGACATGTCGGGCATCGAGGAGCTCTCCCGCAACCTGGACCCGACCGCGCTGCAGGACCCGGCGAAGCTCGAGGAGCTGATGGCCGCGCAGGGCGCCGCGCTGCAGCCCAAGGCCACGCCGGAGCAGACCGCCGCGCTCGAGCGCCTCGAGACGCTGCTGGCCCTCATCGAGGGCTGGGTCGAGACCGTCGTGCACGCGGCGATCGCCGATCGGCTGCCGAGCGCCGCCGCGCTGCGCGAGACGATGCGCCGTCGCCGCGCTTCGGGCGGCCCGGCGGAGCAGACCTTCGCCACGCTCGTCGGCTTGGAGCTGCGCCCCCGCAAGGTGCGCGAAGCCGCCGACCTGTGGGAGCGGATCCTGAACGCGACCTCGATGGAGGAGCGCGACGGGGTCTGGGCGCACCCGGACCTCATCCCGGACGCCTCCGACCTGGACGCGCCCGCGGCCTTCATCGACCGCATGCTGGGCGACGCGTCCGGCGCGGACCCGTCGGACCTCGACGACCCGATCGCCGCGATCGAGCGGCTGGGCCGCGAGTCCGGCGAGGAGTAG
- a CDS encoding ABC1 kinase family protein — MSEITRGSAKRTAKLAGLPLGMASRTAVGWGKRLAGADKDDVNAELQAKAAEQLFEVLGQLKGGAMKLGQAMSVMEAAVPPEYAAPYRDALAKLQNEAPPMPAATVHKVLDQQLGTGWRDRFSSFDDEAAASASIGQVHRGVWSDGREVAVKVQYPGADEALRADLKALGRLSSVLKPLTPGADVKSLVQELTDRTEAELDYRYEATNQRKFAKAFDGDPNVQVPKVFASSPTVIISEWVTGRPLRDVIANGTQEERNDAALKLTEFEVSAPARTGLLHGDPHPGNFMIAPDGRLVALDFGAVAEYPGGIPPAVGKILRLARDEDYEALFPLLRSQGFIPPRLDITPEEIRSYLAPYVDPLRSESFHFTRKWLMKAAYTATDVRGEQFQTGRKLALPPEYVMLFRVLLGMVGICSQMEADAPYRAIVEHWIPLLDGDD; from the coding sequence GTGTCCGAGATCACCCGTGGCAGCGCGAAGCGCACGGCCAAGCTCGCGGGGCTGCCGCTGGGAATGGCCAGCCGCACCGCGGTGGGCTGGGGCAAGCGGCTCGCCGGCGCCGACAAGGACGACGTGAACGCGGAACTGCAGGCCAAGGCGGCCGAGCAGCTCTTCGAGGTCCTGGGTCAGCTCAAGGGCGGCGCGATGAAGCTCGGCCAGGCCATGAGCGTGATGGAGGCGGCCGTGCCGCCGGAGTACGCGGCCCCCTACCGCGACGCACTCGCCAAGCTGCAGAACGAGGCGCCGCCGATGCCGGCCGCCACGGTGCACAAGGTGCTCGACCAGCAGCTGGGCACGGGGTGGCGCGACCGGTTCAGTTCCTTCGACGACGAGGCCGCCGCGTCGGCCTCCATCGGGCAGGTGCACCGCGGCGTCTGGTCCGACGGCCGCGAGGTCGCGGTGAAGGTCCAGTACCCCGGCGCCGACGAGGCCCTGCGCGCCGATCTCAAGGCCCTGGGCCGGCTCAGCTCGGTGCTCAAGCCGCTCACGCCGGGCGCCGACGTGAAGTCACTGGTCCAGGAGCTCACCGACCGCACCGAGGCCGAGCTCGACTACCGGTACGAGGCGACCAACCAGCGCAAGTTCGCCAAGGCCTTCGACGGCGACCCGAACGTCCAGGTGCCGAAGGTGTTCGCGAGCTCGCCGACCGTCATCATCAGCGAGTGGGTCACCGGCCGGCCGCTGCGCGACGTGATCGCGAACGGCACGCAGGAGGAGCGCAACGACGCCGCGCTCAAGCTCACCGAGTTCGAGGTCAGCGCACCCGCCCGCACGGGACTGCTGCACGGCGATCCGCACCCCGGCAACTTCATGATCGCGCCGGACGGGCGCCTGGTCGCCCTCGATTTCGGCGCCGTCGCCGAGTACCCCGGCGGCATCCCGCCGGCCGTGGGCAAGATCCTGCGGCTCGCGCGCGACGAGGACTACGAGGCCCTGTTCCCGCTGCTGCGCAGCCAGGGGTTCATCCCGCCGCGGCTCGACATCACGCCCGAGGAGATCCGCAGCTACCTCGCGCCGTACGTCGACCCGCTGCGGTCGGAGAGCTTCCACTTCACCCGCAAGTGGCTGATGAAGGCCGCGTACACCGCGACCGACGTGCGCGGCGAGCAGTTCCAGACGGGCCGCAAGCTCGCGCTGCCACCCGAGTACGTGATGCTCTTCCGCGTGCTGCTCGGCATGGTGGGCATCTGCTCGCAGATGGAGGCGGACGCGCCGTACCGCGCCATCGTCGAGCACTGGATCCCGCTGCTCGACGGCGACGACTGA
- a CDS encoding MarR family winged helix-turn-helix transcriptional regulator yields the protein MDRSQLLTELVDEVFRVNAALLAEGDALAAGIGTTAAGWRVLGLLSDGAATVADIARRRGLRRQSVRETVERLERDGLVAREPNPADRRAPLVALTARGGAALRDIEPARADWAARRSADLDPADLVAALRLLRRLRAD from the coding sequence ATGGACCGCTCGCAACTGCTCACCGAACTGGTCGACGAGGTCTTCCGGGTGAACGCGGCACTGCTCGCGGAGGGCGACGCGCTCGCCGCCGGCATCGGCACGACCGCTGCCGGGTGGCGCGTGCTGGGGCTGCTGTCCGACGGTGCCGCCACCGTCGCCGACATCGCCCGGCGCCGCGGCCTGCGCCGGCAGAGCGTGCGGGAGACCGTCGAGCGGCTCGAGCGCGACGGCCTGGTCGCGCGGGAGCCGAACCCGGCGGACCGCCGGGCACCGCTCGTCGCACTGACGGCCCGGGGCGGAGCCGCGCTCCGGGACATCGAACCGGCCCGGGCCGACTGGGCCGCCCGCCGCTCCGCGGACCTCGACCCCGCGGACCTCGTCGCCGCCCTGCGCCTGCTCAGGAGGCTGCGTGCGGATTGA
- a CDS encoding VOC family protein has product MTASISRLVVSVSALDPALAFYEGLLGLRRTAAAGELARLATADGVEVMLHERPATPSDTAVAIGFAVADLDGVVGTWTARGGAVVDPPEERPWGERMAVVRDADGHLVCLSQATPPA; this is encoded by the coding sequence ATGACCGCGTCGATCTCCCGCCTCGTCGTCTCCGTCTCCGCGCTGGACCCCGCGCTCGCCTTCTACGAGGGCCTCCTCGGTCTGCGGCGCACCGCCGCCGCGGGCGAGCTCGCACGACTCGCCACCGCCGACGGCGTCGAGGTCATGCTGCACGAGCGGCCGGCGACCCCCAGCGACACCGCCGTCGCGATCGGCTTCGCCGTCGCGGACCTGGACGGCGTCGTCGGGACGTGGACCGCGCGGGGCGGCGCCGTCGTGGACCCGCCCGAGGAACGCCCGTGGGGCGAGCGGATGGCCGTCGTGCGCGACGCCGACGGGCATCTCGTCTGCCTGTCGCAGGCAACTCCGCCCGCGTGA
- a CDS encoding acyl CoA:acetate/3-ketoacid CoA transferase, giving the protein MSIDPILMPTATSPIRDKVVTAKEAVRLVRDGDHLVLEGFAGQGFAEELVLALEERFLATGSPKDMSLVFTVAQGDRGERGTVHLCHDGMLKRAMGGHYGMSPALQKLALSGEIEAYNLPQGVIAQLLRDTGAGKPGLLTHVGLGTFADPRLGGGKVNDATTEDRVRLMEIDGREYLFYKAFERLDVAFLRGTTADPSGNVTMEKEALTLEALETAIAVHNKGGLVIVQVERIAERGSLNPRDVKIPGALVDCVVVASTPAHHTQSWGSQYNPAMSGEIRQPMSWIDPMPLDPRKVIARRAALELRPNSVVNLGIGVPEGVAAVAAEEGVLEYLTLTAEPGVIGGMPAGGTDFGSAINADAILAQPSQFDFYDGGGLDAAFLGMAQADGAGNVNVSRFGPRLAGAGGFINISQNAKSVYFLGTFLAPARTEVVDGAIVTSDGPAAPKFVAAVDQRTFSGEYAHASGQPVMYITERCVFRLSERGMELIEIAPGVDLQRDVLDLLGFEPIMDTPPAIMDPRIFRDDPMGLREDLLSVPLEARFSYDEKRNLFFMNFEGVAVRTEEEVERAGVEIERRLAEIGRPVNVVINYDNFVLGPDLVDEYAARVRRMGKYYESVTRYTTSAFLRLKLADHLADRGLAPHLYESRTEAVAASKEDLD; this is encoded by the coding sequence ATGTCCATCGACCCGATCCTGATGCCCACGGCCACGTCCCCGATCCGCGACAAGGTGGTCACCGCGAAGGAGGCGGTGCGGCTGGTCCGGGACGGTGATCACCTGGTGCTCGAGGGCTTCGCCGGGCAGGGCTTCGCGGAGGAGCTCGTGCTCGCGCTCGAGGAGCGCTTCCTCGCGACGGGATCGCCCAAGGACATGTCGCTGGTCTTCACCGTGGCGCAGGGCGACCGGGGCGAGCGCGGCACCGTCCACCTGTGCCACGACGGAATGCTCAAGCGCGCCATGGGCGGCCACTACGGGATGTCCCCGGCGCTGCAGAAGCTCGCGCTGTCGGGCGAGATCGAGGCGTACAACCTGCCGCAGGGCGTGATCGCGCAGCTGCTGCGCGACACCGGCGCCGGGAAGCCGGGGCTACTGACGCACGTCGGCCTCGGCACCTTCGCCGATCCCCGCCTGGGCGGCGGCAAGGTCAACGACGCCACCACGGAGGACCGGGTCCGGCTCATGGAGATCGACGGTCGCGAGTACCTCTTCTACAAGGCCTTCGAGCGGCTCGACGTCGCCTTCCTCCGCGGCACCACCGCGGACCCGAGCGGCAACGTGACGATGGAGAAGGAGGCGCTCACGCTCGAGGCGCTCGAGACGGCGATCGCGGTGCACAACAAGGGCGGCCTCGTGATCGTGCAGGTCGAGCGCATCGCCGAACGCGGCTCGCTGAACCCGCGCGACGTGAAGATCCCCGGAGCCCTGGTGGACTGCGTCGTCGTCGCGAGCACGCCCGCCCACCACACGCAGTCGTGGGGCTCGCAGTACAACCCGGCGATGAGCGGCGAGATCCGCCAGCCCATGAGCTGGATCGATCCGATGCCGCTCGACCCGCGCAAGGTGATCGCGCGCCGCGCCGCCCTCGAGCTGCGCCCGAACTCCGTGGTCAACCTCGGCATCGGCGTCCCCGAGGGCGTCGCGGCCGTCGCCGCGGAGGAGGGCGTCCTCGAGTACCTCACGCTCACCGCCGAGCCGGGCGTCATCGGCGGCATGCCCGCGGGCGGCACCGATTTCGGCTCCGCCATCAACGCCGACGCGATCCTCGCGCAGCCCTCGCAGTTCGACTTCTACGACGGCGGCGGGCTCGACGCCGCCTTCCTCGGCATGGCGCAGGCCGACGGTGCCGGCAACGTCAACGTCAGCCGCTTCGGGCCCCGCCTCGCGGGGGCGGGCGGCTTCATCAACATCAGCCAGAACGCGAAGTCGGTCTACTTCCTGGGCACCTTCCTCGCGCCGGCGCGCACCGAGGTCGTCGACGGTGCGATCGTCACCTCGGACGGTCCCGCCGCCCCGAAGTTCGTCGCGGCCGTCGACCAGCGCACCTTCTCCGGCGAGTACGCGCACGCGTCCGGACAGCCCGTCATGTACATCACCGAGCGGTGCGTCTTCCGGCTCTCCGAGCGCGGCATGGAGCTCATCGAGATCGCACCCGGCGTCGACCTGCAGCGCGACGTGCTGGACCTGCTGGGCTTCGAGCCGATCATGGACACGCCGCCCGCGATCATGGACCCGCGGATCTTCCGCGACGACCCGATGGGGCTGCGCGAGGACCTGCTGTCGGTGCCGCTCGAGGCGCGGTTCAGCTACGACGAGAAGCGGAACCTCTTCTTCATGAACTTCGAGGGCGTCGCGGTGCGCACGGAGGAGGAGGTGGAGCGCGCCGGGGTGGAGATCGAGCGGCGGCTCGCGGAGATCGGGCGGCCCGTCAACGTGGTGATCAACTACGACAACTTCGTCCTGGGCCCCGACCTCGTCGACGAGTACGCCGCTCGGGTCCGCCGGATGGGCAAGTACTACGAGTCGGTGACGCGGTACACGACGTCGGCGTTCCTGCGGCTCAAGCTCGCCGATCACCTCGCCGACCGCGGTCTCGCGCCGCACCTCTACGAGAGCAGGACGGAGGCCGTCGCCGCGTCGAAGGAGGACCTCGACTGA